From the genome of Spirosomataceae bacterium TFI 002, one region includes:
- a CDS encoding Rrf2 family protein has translation MISKSSGYAIRAITYLVVKSEEERKLGIHEIAESLGAPQHFLAKILQELVRRKVIGSTKGPHGGFYALSDSIDIPILRIVEIIDGLEMLNKCQMGREECSNENPCPLHYDFVKYRNGIIKTLEKKTIGDLGADVMSGTSYLAG, from the coding sequence ATGATTTCGAAGTCGTCAGGATATGCCATACGAGCTATCACCTATTTGGTTGTAAAAAGTGAAGAAGAAAGAAAATTAGGTATACATGAAATCGCAGAAAGCCTTGGTGCCCCACAACATTTCCTTGCAAAAATTCTACAAGAATTAGTACGCAGAAAAGTAATTGGTTCTACAAAAGGGCCTCATGGTGGCTTTTATGCATTAAGTGATAGCATTGATATTCCTATTTTACGAATAGTTGAAATCATTGACGGTCTCGAAATGCTCAATAAGTGCCAAATGGGTAGAGAAGAATGTTCAAACGAAAACCCATGTCCACTTCATTATGATTTTGTAAAGTATAGAAATGGAATCATAAAAACTTTAGAAAAAAAGACAATCGGAGATTTGGGTGCAGATGTAATGTCTGGCACTAGTTATTTGGCAGGCTAA
- a CDS encoding Cytochrome c: MKTPYLVLAFFTLLLLGCGGGADQRSESPETDDSAILKQEEVHGEEVETVELSNPLDQAMVAKGEEIYDLKCSACHKLDDMRIVGPGWQGVTQRRKPTWIINMITNVDMMLAEDAEAQKMLEECLVRMPNQNVTSDDARALLEFMRKNDGEI, encoded by the coding sequence ATGAAAACACCCTATTTAGTTCTAGCCTTTTTTACACTACTACTCCTAGGCTGTGGAGGTGGTGCTGATCAGCGTTCTGAAAGTCCTGAGACTGACGATTCTGCAATATTGAAACAAGAAGAAGTTCACGGCGAAGAAGTGGAGACCGTTGAACTCTCAAATCCACTTGACCAAGCCATGGTCGCTAAAGGAGAAGAGATTTATGATCTCAAATGCTCTGCTTGCCACAAATTAGACGACATGAGAATTGTAGGTCCAGGATGGCAAGGAGTAACTCAAAGACGTAAACCTACATGGATCATTAACATGATCACCAATGTAGATATGATGCTTGCCGAAGATGCTGAGGCTCAAAAAATGCTTGAGGAATGTCTTGTTCGTATGCCTAATCAGAATGTCACCTCCGATGACGCAAGGGCACTTCTAGAGTTTATGCGTAAGAATGATGGAGAAATATAA
- a CDS encoding nitrous oxide reductase apoprotein, which translates to MKKSHLWSGLAFVALILVQFSCKPTGQGNSTSGLASDAASKVYVAPGEHDEFYNIVSGGFNGQISVMGIPSGRVLRIIPVFSQHGESGWGYSEESKPMLNTSHGFIPWDDAHHIALSTTNSEHDGRWAFINGNNTPRVARISLSTFKTEEIIELPNSAGNHSSPFITANTEYAVAGTRFSVPPDNNADVSINSFKENFKGYISFINIDKETGRMGIKFQLKTPGISYDLARAGKGPSKDWMFFSTYNTEQANTLLEVYASQKDKDFILAVNWKKAEEYLAQGKGKVEPAKYAHNVYNEETHSATSTIIDKVMTLDPKDCPGLLYFIPCPKSPHGCDVDPTGEYIVGSGKLAAVIPVFSFKKFQDAIAKKTFDGEFEGIPVLNYDAVLHGEVQKPGLGPLHTEFDGKGNAITSMFVSSEIVKWNVKTLEVLDRAPTFYSVGHLSIPGGPTAKPYGKYVIAYNKITKDRYLPTGPELAHSAQLYDISGDKMKLLLDFPTIGEPHYAEAIPASLIKKNSLKIYKLEDNKHPYVSKGEKETKIERKGNEVHVYMTSVRSHFTPDNIEGIKMGDVVYFHLTNLEQDWDVPHGLAIRGNQNAEVLCMPGETQTLKWVPDRVGVTAFYCTDFCSALHQEMQGYVRVSPKNSNIPLSWSTGEVASQSAKKVK; encoded by the coding sequence ATGAAAAAATCACATCTATGGAGTGGCTTAGCATTCGTCGCTCTTATTTTAGTACAATTTTCTTGTAAGCCGACTGGGCAGGGTAATTCCACCAGTGGTTTAGCTAGTGATGCTGCTAGCAAAGTATATGTAGCACCTGGTGAGCACGATGAATTTTACAACATTGTTTCGGGTGGATTCAACGGTCAGATATCTGTGATGGGTATTCCATCTGGTAGGGTTTTGAGAATCATTCCTGTATTTTCTCAACACGGCGAAAGCGGCTGGGGATATAGTGAGGAATCAAAGCCAATGTTGAATACATCACATGGATTTATTCCTTGGGACGATGCACACCATATCGCACTTTCTACAACTAATAGTGAGCACGATGGAAGATGGGCGTTTATCAATGGTAACAACACACCTCGTGTAGCAAGAATTAGTCTTTCTACCTTCAAGACTGAGGAGATTATTGAGCTGCCAAACTCGGCAGGAAATCACTCATCTCCATTTATTACTGCAAACACGGAGTATGCGGTTGCAGGAACAAGATTCTCTGTGCCACCTGATAACAATGCAGATGTATCTATCAACTCTTTCAAAGAGAACTTTAAAGGCTACATCAGTTTTATAAATATTGATAAAGAAACTGGTCGAATGGGTATCAAGTTTCAGTTGAAAACTCCAGGGATCAGTTATGATTTAGCTCGTGCTGGTAAAGGACCTTCTAAAGATTGGATGTTCTTTTCTACATACAATACAGAACAAGCAAATACGCTTTTGGAAGTTTATGCTTCTCAAAAAGATAAGGACTTTATTTTAGCCGTAAACTGGAAAAAAGCGGAAGAATACCTTGCTCAAGGCAAAGGAAAAGTGGAACCAGCCAAATATGCTCACAACGTATATAATGAAGAGACACACAGTGCAACTTCTACAATTATAGACAAAGTGATGACTTTGGATCCTAAAGATTGTCCAGGATTACTTTACTTTATTCCTTGTCCAAAATCACCTCATGGATGTGATGTAGACCCTACAGGTGAGTACATAGTTGGATCAGGTAAATTGGCAGCCGTAATTCCTGTGTTCTCATTTAAGAAATTCCAAGATGCGATTGCTAAGAAAACATTTGACGGTGAGTTTGAAGGAATACCTGTTTTGAACTACGATGCTGTTTTACACGGAGAAGTACAAAAGCCAGGCTTAGGACCATTACACACAGAGTTTGATGGAAAAGGAAATGCGATCACTTCTATGTTTGTGTCTTCGGAGATTGTAAAGTGGAATGTTAAAACTCTTGAAGTTCTAGACAGAGCTCCTACTTTCTACTCTGTAGGTCACTTAAGCATCCCAGGTGGACCTACTGCAAAGCCATACGGAAAGTATGTAATTGCTTACAATAAAATCACTAAAGATAGGTATTTACCTACAGGTCCAGAGCTTGCCCACTCGGCTCAGCTTTACGACATCAGCGGTGATAAAATGAAACTGCTTTTGGATTTCCCTACCATTGGTGAACCTCATTATGCAGAAGCAATTCCAGCTTCGCTTATTAAGAAAAACTCACTTAAAATTTACAAACTAGAGGATAATAAACACCCTTATGTAAGTAAAGGAGAGAAGGAAACAAAGATTGAGCGTAAAGGAAATGAGGTTCATGTTTACATGACTTCGGTAAGATCACACTTTACACCTGACAATATAGAAGGTATTAAAATGGGTGATGTGGTTTACTTCCACCTTACTAACCTAGAGCAAGACTGGGATGTGCCTCATGGATTGGCGATTCGTGGAAACCAAAACGCAGAAGTACTTTGTATGCCAGGTGAAACTCAAACCCTTAAGTGGGTGCCAGATAGAGTAGGAGTAACAGCATTTTATTGTACTGACTTTTGCTCGGCTCTTCACCAAGAAATGCAAGGATACGTAAGAGTATCTCCAAAGAATAGCAATATCCCGCTTTCGTGGAGTACCGGTGAAGTTGCTAGCCAATCGGCTAAGAAAGTAAAATAA
- a CDS encoding copper chaperone NosL — protein MKPLKRISQLLIGGGSLALIASFFLPIWKIDLWAPQYPEGLSMQIWLNKLSGQVEIINGLNHYIGMAHIKEEMFPEFGYMPYIVAGVIAFGLLTALSRSRKVLIAFFVTLVFTAAAALYDFWSWGYQYGHNLADDAAIKVPGMSYQPPLIGYKELLNFGAYSIPDTGGWLFALLGAIVIGVLFYETKYNK, from the coding sequence ATGAAACCTTTAAAAAGAATCTCACAGCTCCTAATTGGAGGAGGTTCACTAGCTCTTATTGCCTCTTTTTTCTTACCAATTTGGAAAATTGACTTATGGGCACCACAATATCCAGAAGGCCTTTCCATGCAGATTTGGTTAAATAAGCTATCTGGTCAAGTTGAGATCATTAATGGACTCAACCATTACATTGGAATGGCACACATCAAAGAAGAAATGTTTCCTGAGTTTGGGTACATGCCATACATAGTTGCTGGTGTTATTGCTTTCGGTTTATTAACTGCCTTATCTAGAAGCAGAAAAGTGCTCATCGCATTCTTTGTGACTTTAGTTTTTACTGCTGCAGCTGCTTTATATGATTTTTGGAGCTGGGGATATCAATACGGACACAACTTGGCAGATGATGCTGCAATAAAAGTACCTGGGATGTCTTACCAACCACCACTTATTGGTTACAAAGAGTTACTAAACTTTGGAGCTTATTCTATTCCTGATACAGGAGGATGGCTATTTGCATTACTTGGAGCAATTGTAATAGGAGTGCTTTTTTACGAAACCAAATACAACAAATAG
- a CDS encoding copper chaperone NosL produces the protein MRRFKEITLALLSVMTALLFTSCEVKTEKISYGKDACSFCKMGIVDHQFSAEAVTEKGKIYKFDDVSCMVKFLKESTEPSTNYKFLVVSDYEGSDEFVDVKEAKFIHSESLRSPMRGDVAAFGKPHVAESFEHEDKSSVELTWEEVQAKF, from the coding sequence ATGAGAAGATTCAAAGAAATTACGCTTGCACTTTTGTCTGTTATGACTGCCTTGTTATTCACTTCATGTGAAGTAAAAACCGAGAAGATTTCCTACGGAAAAGATGCTTGTAGTTTTTGTAAAATGGGAATTGTCGACCATCAGTTTTCTGCTGAAGCGGTTACTGAAAAAGGTAAAATTTACAAGTTTGACGACGTAAGTTGTATGGTGAAATTCCTCAAAGAATCTACTGAGCCTAGCACAAACTATAAGTTTTTGGTAGTTAGTGATTATGAGGGTTCCGACGAATTTGTGGATGTAAAAGAAGCCAAGTTTATTCACTCTGAAAGCCTGCGAAGCCCAATGCGTGGAGATGTGGCTGCTTTTGGTAAGCCTCATGTTGCCGAAAGCTTTGAGCATGAAGACAAGTCATCGGTAGAACTTACTTGGGAAGAAGTTCAAGCAAAATTTTAA